A DNA window from Vigna angularis cultivar LongXiaoDou No.4 chromosome 1, ASM1680809v1, whole genome shotgun sequence contains the following coding sequences:
- the LOC108331133 gene encoding actin-related protein 3, producing MDPSTSRPAVVIDNGSGYTKMGFAGNVEPCFIVPTVVAVNESFLNQSRGSSKGNWVAQHNAGVMADLDFFIGDEALSKSRSSSTYSLSYPIRHGQVENWDAMERFWQQCIFNYLRCDPEDHYFLLTESPLTAPESREYTGEIMFETFNVPGLYIAVNSVLALAAGYTTSKCEMTGVVVDVGDGATHVVPVADGYVIGSSIKSIPVAGKDVTLFLQQLMRERGEKVPPEDSFEVARKVKEMYCYTCSDIVKEFNKHDKEPGKYIKHWRGIKPKTGAPYSCDIGYERFLGPEIFFNPEIYGSDFTTPLPVVIDKCIQSAPIDTRRSLYKNIVLSGGSTMFKDFHRRLQRDLKKIVDARVLSSEARLNGEIRSQPVEVNVLSHPIQRFAVWFGGSVLASTPEFFTACHTKAEYEEYGASICRTNPVFKGMY from the exons ATGGACCCCTCTACTTCTCGACCAGCTGTAGTCATCGATAATGGCTCCGG gtATACGAAGATGGGGTTTGCTGGTAATGTTGAACCGTGTTTTATTGTTCCGACAGTGGTTGCAGTTAATGAGTCGTTTCTGAATCAATCGAGGGGTTCTTCTAAAGGCAATTGGGTGGCCCAGCACAATGCTGGGGTTATGGCAGATCTTGATTTTTTCATAGGGGATGAGGCACTTTCCAAGTCTCGATCTAGCAGCACTTACAGTCTCAGCTACCCGATTCGGCATGGCCAAGTTGAGAATTGGGATGCCATGGAACGCTTTTGGCAGCAGTGCATATTCAACTATTTGAGGTGTGATCCGGAGGATCACTATTTCCTCTTGACCGAGAGTCCATTGACCGCACCTGAGAGCCGCGAATATACTGGAGAAATCATGTTTGAGACTTTTAACGTGCCTGGACTTTACATTGCTGTGAATTCTGTGCTTGCTCTTGCAGCTGGGTACACAACATCTAAG TGTGAGATGACAGGAGTTGTAGTGGATGTTGGAGATGGGGCAACTCATGTGGTACCTGTTGCAGATGGCTACGTTATAGGTAGCAGTATCAAATCGATTCCTGTTGCTGGAAAGGATGTTACACTTTTTCTTCAGCAGCTTATGCGG GAAAGAGGAGAGAAAGTACCACCAGAAGACTCTTTTGAAGTTGCACGGAAAGTAAAGGAAATGTATTGCTACACCTGCTCTGACATTGTGAAG GAGTTCAATAAGCATGATAAAGAACCAGGCAAGTACATCAAGCATTGGAGAGGTATTAAACCGAAGACAGGGGCACCATATTCATGTGATATTGGCTATGAACGATTTCTTGGTCCCGAG ATTTTCTTCAATCCTGAGATATATGGCAGTGACTTCACGACCCCTTTGCCAGTTGTAATAGACAAGTGCATTCAGTCTGCACCAATTGACACAAGGAGATCCTTATATAAG aaTATAGTTCTGTCTGGAGGTTCAACCATGTTCAAGGATTTTCACAGGAGGTTGCAACGTGATCTTAAAAAAATAGTGGATGCTCGTGTCCTTTCATCTGAAGCACGCTTAAACGGGGAGATAAGA TCACAGCCAGTGGAGGTAAATGTACTCAGCCATCCAATCCAGAGATTTGCAGTTTGGTTTGGAGGATCGGTACTTGCATCAACACCTGAATTTTTTACG GCTTGTCATACAAAGGCAGAATACGAGGAGTACGGAGCTAGCATTTGCCGTACAAATCCCGTTTTCAAGGGGATGTATTAA
- the LOC108325792 gene encoding uncharacterized protein LOC108325792 translates to MHVGMNITLTKPFILRYFLLSLILSLPFFLFLFLHLFSPPQQYHRYATTPYNNNLRIRPGYSSYDAYIQRQLNKTLNPRLRKIWTTRDWNRKIPVFARFFEDLKGKKLLHTSSKALCVGARVGQEVEALRRVGVSDSVGMDLVPYPPLVVHGDFHDQPFENSTFDFEFSNVFDHALYPERFVAEIERTLKPHGVCVLHVALARRADKYSANDLYSVEPLVGLFKRSVLVHVRGVNGFGLDTEVAFRKNTSR, encoded by the coding sequence ATGCATGTGGGAATGAACATCACACTCACAAAACCATTCATCCTAAGATACTTTCTCCTCTCTCTCATCCTCTCCCTCCcattcttcctcttcctcttcctccacctcttctcTCCGCCACAACAATACCACCGTTACGCCACCACCCCCTACAATAACAACCTCAGAATCCGACCCGGTTACTCTTCCTACGACGCCTACATCCAGCGCCAGCTCAACAAAACCCTCAACCCGCGCCTCCGCAAAATATGGACCACGCGCGACTGGAACCGCAAGATCCCGGTTTTTGCGCGCTTCTTCGAGGACCTCAAGGGAAAGAAGCTTCTTCACACCAGCTCCAAGGCGCTTTGCGTAGGCGCGCGCGTGGGGCAAGAGGTCGAGGCGCTGAGGCGCGTTGGCGTTTCGGACTCCGTGGGAATGGACCTCGTTCCCTACCCTCCCCTGGTGGTTCACGGGGACTTTCACGACCAACCGTTTGAAAACAGCACGTTCGACTTCGAATTCTCGAACGTCTTCGACCACGCGCTCTACCCGGAACGCTTCGTGGCCGAGATCGAACGCACGTTGAAGCCCCACGGCGTATGCGTGTTGCACGTGGCGCTGGCGCGACGCGCTGATAAGTACTCCGCTAACGACCTCTACAGCGTGGAGCCTCTCGTCGGGCTGTTCAAACGCTCCGTTTTGGTTCACGTTCGTGGCGTTAATGGTTTTGGTTTGGACACAGAGGTTGCCTTTCGTAAGAACACTTCACGTTAA
- the LOC108338600 gene encoding very-long-chain 3-oxoacyl-CoA reductase-like protein At1g24470, which yields MVTAPCNRVDQCLLIVSCLGFIVTLHHLLSLSAWIFRTCFRSKKNLIRTYGSWAVVTGATDGIGKAFACQLAERGLNLILVSRTLQKLEAVAREIKAKNPNARVKVVAMDFASGDLSEGLRRVEEASEGLDVGVLVNNVGVTYPKAMFFDEVEESVWTKIVRVNVEGTTKVTKCVLRGMLERRKGAIVNIGSGATAVLPSHPLFTVYAATKAYVDQFSRSLYVEYGQYGIHVQCQVPLYVATKMVSKVAFIDKDSVFIPTAEAYARAAIGEIGYKPKCIPYWAHSVQGFFSNFIPDPLLDAWRFSVGIRRRNNQKSFTSDVRSTLKAIK from the exons ATGGTTACAGCACCATGTAACAGAGTTGATCAGTGTCTCCTCATAGTCTCATGCCTCGGTTTCATCGTCACGCTCCACCACCTCCTATCCCTCTCCGCATGGATCTTCCGAACCTGTTTCCGATCCAAGAAGAACCTAATCCGAACTTACGGTTCCTGGGCTGTGGTCACCGGAGCCACCGACGGCATCGGAAAGGCCTTCGCCTGCCAGCTGGCAGAGCGAGGGCTCAACCTCATCCTCGTCAGCAGAACCCTGCAGAAGCTGGAAGCCGTTGCGCGTGAAATCAAGGCCAAGAATCCGAACGCGCGCGTGAAGGTGGTGGCGATGGACTTCGCGAGCGGGGATCTGTCGGAGGGGCTGCGGCGCGTGGAGGAGGCGAGTGAGGGGCTGGATGTTGGCGTGCTGGTGAACAACGTGGGAGTGACGTATCCGAAGGCGATGTTTTTCGACGAAGTGGAGGAGAGTGTGTGGACGAAGATTGTTAGAGTTAACGTGGAAGGAACAACGAAAGTAACGAAATGTGTTCTGCGTGGGATGTTGGAAAGAAGAAAGGGAGCGATCGTTAACATCGGTTCCGGTGCTACAGCGGTTCTCCCTTCTCATCCTCTCTTCACGGTGTACGCTGCCACCAAGGC TTACGTGGACCAATTTTCAAGATCCCTATACGTAGAGTATGGACAATACGGGATACATGTGCAATGTCAG GTACCACTGTACGTTGCAACGAAGATGGTGTCGAAGGTGGCTTTTATAGATAAAGATTCAGTTTTTATACCAACGGCGGAAGCTTATGCAAGAGCTGCAATCGGTGAAATTGGCTATAAACCAAAGTGCATACCTTATTGGGCTCACTCCGTTCAGGGCTTCTTCTCAAACTTCATCCCTGATCCTCTGCTTGATGCTTGGCGATTCTCCGTCGGTATTCGCCGCCGGAATAACCAAAAATCCTTCACGTCGGATGTCAGATCTACTTTGAAggctataaaataa
- the LOC108336978 gene encoding protein NOI4-like, producing the protein MASYEQEGRPLPKFGEWDVNDPASAEGFTVIFNKARDDKKTGAGSVRVQSQRRNNSRKEEDKSAKAQKKWFCFKP; encoded by the exons ATGGCTTCG TATGAACAAGAAGGAAGGCCACTACCCAAGTTCGGGGAATGGGATGTTAATGATCCTGCCTCAGCTGAAGGATTCACTGTTATATTCAACAAGGCCAGAGATGATAAAAAAACTGGAGCAGGATCCGTACGTGTTCAATCCCAGCGAAGAAATAATTCGCGCAAGGAAGAGGATAAATCTGCCAAG GCTCAGAAGAAGTGGTTTTGCTTTAAACCCTAA